From Salmo salar chromosome ssa09, Ssal_v3.1, whole genome shotgun sequence:
caccaggctgcccggtatcagaacattccaggcattcccgtgattggcagatagcaggttgattggcatgaccccgcgaacactggtaagtacgacacaacccactaatagcctaacacataacccacaactgtctgtgcgggtcgctacaATATTGTCCTGCCTTTGAAGTGTGAAGTCGTCAGAGGTCCTTTACTCTAGCCTAGTTGTTGTCAGGGTTACATCTCAAGTTAGCGGGCTGGGTCTCTACGTTTGATCTGGCTGCACCTTTTGTTGTCAGGGTTACATCTCTAGGCTGTAGTGTGGCCCCCTGAGGGTTAGTGAGGTGGTGAGACTGACCTGTTGAAGCACCTGTAAATTGCAGGCAGTAGTGTGGCCCCCTGTGGGAGCTGGGTGCTGAGAGTCAAAAGGAGCTTGTCACTGTCACCCAGGGCTTCCCTCCAGGGGGAACAGTAGGACCTGGTTGTCAGGTTGAACTTTTCATGGGGGATCTCCTTCAGGGGGCTCCCGTAGCCTAAGgtgagaggtcaaaggtcagacaAGGCTCAAACAGTCCCTGAAAGCACTTAGGGCATACACATCCACATAGACTTGTCTGATCTGATGTCGGTCCTGGCTGCAATAACAAGTGTTAAACGTGGTGTAAATCTAGCACAACAAACAAGCGGGTTGTCAAAGATTAACCTAGTGTCAGGACAAGACATTGTTACCCTCACTAACCTAGTGTCAGGACATGGTTACCCTGACTAACCTAGTGTCAGGTCAGCACATGGTTACCCTGACTAATGTAGTGTCAGGACATGGTTACCCTGACTAACCTAGTGTCAGGTCAGGACATGGTTACCCTGACTAACCTAGTGTCAGGTCAGGACATGGATACCCTGACTAACCTAGTGTCAGGACATGGTTACCCTGACTAACCTAGTGTCAGGTCAGGAAATGGTTACCCTGACTAACctactgtcaggtcaggacaTGGTTACCCTGACTAACCTATTGTCAGGTCAGGACATGGTTACCCTGACTAACCTAGTGTCAGGTCAGGACATGGTTACCCTGACTAACCTATTGTCAGGTCAGGACATGGTTACCCTGACTAACCTAGTGTCAGGACATGGTTACGCTGACTAACCTAGTGTCAGGTCAGGACATGGTTACCCTGACTAACCTAGTGTCAGGTCAGGACATGGTTACCCTGACTAACCTAGTGTCAGGTCAGGACATGGTTACCCTGACTAACCTAGTGTCAGGTCAGGACATGGTTACCCTGACTAACCTAGTGTCAGGTCAGGACATGGATACCCTGACTAACCTAGTGTCAGATCAGGACATGGTTACCCTGACTAACCTAGTGTCAGGACATGGTTACCCTGACTAACCTAGTGTCAGGTCAGGACATGGTTACCCTGACTAATCTAGTGTCAGGACATGGTTACCCTGACTAATCTAGTGTCAGGACATGGTTACCCTGACTAACCTAGTGTCAGGACATGGTTACCCTGACTAACCTAGTGTCAGGAAATGGTGACCCTGACTAACCTAGTGTCAGGACATGGTTACCCTGACTAACCTATTGTCAGGTCAGGACATGGTTACCCTGACTAACCTAGTGTCAGGACATGGTTACCCTGACTAACCTAGTGTCAGGACATGGTTACCCTGACTAACCTAGTGTCAGGTCAGGACATGGTTACCCTGACTAACCTAGTGTCAGGACATGGTTACCCTGACTAACCTAGTGTCAGGACATGGTTACCCTGACTAACCTAGTGTCAGGAAATGGTTACGCTGACTAACCTAGTGTCAGGACATGGTTACCCTGACTAACCTAGTGTCAGGTCAGGACATGGATACCCTGACTAACCTAGTGTCAGATCAGGACATGGTTACCCTGACTAACCTAGTGTCAGGACATGGTTACCCTGACTAACCTAGTGTCAGGAAATGGTTACCCTGACTAACCTAGTGTCAGGACATGGTTACCCTGACTAACCTAGTGTCAGGACATGGTTACCCTGACTAACCTAGTGTCAGGTCAGGACATGGTTACCCTGACTAACCTAGTGTCAGGACATGGTTACCCTGACTAACCTAGTGTCAGGACATGGTTACCCTGACTAACCTAGTGTCAGGAAATGGTTACCCTGACTAACCTAGTGTCAGGACATGGTTACCCTGACTAACCTAGTGTCAGGTCAGGACATGGATACCCTGACTAACCTAGTGTCAGATCAGGACATGGTTACCCTGACTAACCTAGTGTCAGGACATGGTACCCTGACTAACCTAGTGTCAGGAAATGGTTACCCTGACTAACCTAGTGTCAGGACATGGTTACCCTGACTAACCTAGTGTCAGGTCAGGACATGGTTACCCTGACTAACCTAGTGTCAGGACATGGTTACCCTGACTAACCTAGTGTCAGGTCAGGACATGGTTACCCTAACCAACCTAGTGTCAGGTCAGGACATGGTTACCCTGACTAACCTAGTGTCAGGTCAGGACATGGTTACCCTGACTAACCTAGTGTCAGGTCAGGACATGGTTACCCTGACTAACCTAGTGTCAGGTCAGGACATGGATACCCTGACTAACCTAGTGTGAGGTCAGGACATGGATACCCTGACTAACCTAGTGTCAGATCAGGACATGGTTACCCTGACTAACCTAGTGTCAGGACATGGTTAACCTGACTAACCTAGTGTCAGGACATGGTTACCCTGACTAACCTATTGTCAGGTCAGGACATGGATACCCTGACTAACCTAGTGTCAGGACATGGTTACCCTGACTAACCAAGTGTCAAGTCAGGACATGGATATCGTCACTAACCTAGTGTCAGGACATGGTTACCCTGAGTAACCTAGTGTCAGGTCAGGACATGGATACCCTGACTAACCTAGTGTCAGGTCAGGACATGGATACCCTGACTAACCTAGTGTCAGGTCAGGACATGGTTACCCTGACTAACCTAGTGTCAGGTCAGGACATGGATACCCTGACTAACCTAGTGTCAGGACATGGTTACCCTAACTAACCTAGTGTCAGGACATGATTACCCTGACTAACCTAGTGTCAGGACATGATTACCCTGACTAACCTAGTGTCAGGTCAGGACATGGTTACCCTGACTAACCTAGTGTCAGGTCAGGACATGGTTAACCTGACTAACCTAGTGTCAGGACATGGTTACCCTGACTAACCTAGTGTCAGGTCAGGACATGGATACCTTGACTAACCTAGTGTCAGGACAACGTTACCCTGACTAACCTAGTGTCAGGACATGGTTACCCTGACTAACCTAGTGTCAGGACATGGTTACCCTGACTAACCTAGTGTCAGGTCAGGACATGGTTACCCTGACTAACCTAGTGTCAGGTCAGGACATGGTTACCCTGACTAACCTAGTGTCATGTCAGGACATGGTTACCCTGACTAACCTAGTGTCAGGTCAGGACATGGATACCCTGACTAACCTAGTGTCAGGTCAGGACATGGATACCCTGACTAACCTAGTGTCAGATCAGGACATGGTTACCCTGACTAACCTAGTGTCAGGACATGGTTACCCTGACTAACCTAGTGTCAGGAAATGGTTACCCTGACTAACCTAGTGTCAGGTCAGGACATGGTTACCCTGACTAACCTAGTGTCAGGACATGGTTACCCTGACTAACCTAGTGTCAGGACATGGTTACCCTGACTAACCTAGTGTCAGGTCAGGACATGGTTACCCTGACTAACCTAGTGTCAGGTCAGGACATGGTTACCCTGACTAACCTAGTGTCAGGTCAGGACATCGTTACCCTGACTAACCTAGTGTCAGGACATGGTTACCCTGACTAACCTAGTGTCAGGACATGGTTACCCTGACTAACCTAGTGTCAGGTCAGGACATGGTTACCCTGACTAACCTAGTGTCAGGTCAGGACATGGTTACCCTGACTAACCTAGTTTCAGGTCAGGACATGGTTACCCTGACTAACCTAGTGTCAGGTCAGGACATGGTTACCCTGACTAACCTAGTGTCAGGTCAGGACATGAATACCCTGACTAACCTAGTGTCAGGTCAGGACATGGATACCCTGACTAACCTAGTGTCAGATCAGGACATGGTTACCCTGACTAACCTAGTGTCAGGACATGGTTACCCTGACTAACCCAGTGTCAGGAAATGGTTACCCTGACTAACCTAGTGTCAGGACATGGTTACCCTGACTAACCTAGTGTCAGGTCAGGACATGGTTACCCTGACTAACCTAGTGTCAGGTCAGGACATGGTTAACCTGACTAACCTAGTGTCAGGACATGGTTACCCTGACTAACCTAGTGTCAGGTCATGACATGAATACCCTGACTAACCTAGTGTCAGGACATGATTACCCTGACTAACCTAATGTCAGGAAATGGTTACCCTGACTAACCTAGTGTCAGGACATGGTTACCCTGACTAACCTAGTGTCAGGACATGGTTACCCTGACTAACCTAGTGTCAGGTCAGGACATGGTTAACCTGACTAACCTAGTGTCAGGACATGGTTACCCTAACTAACCTATTGTCAGGTCAGGACATGGATACCCTGACTAACCTAGTGTCAGGACATGGTTACCCTGACTAACCAAGTGTCAAGTCAGGACATGGATACCGTCACTAACCTAGTGTCAGGACATGGTTACCCTGACTAACCTAGTGTCAGGTCAGGACATGGATACCCTGACTAACCTAGTGTTACGTCAGGACATGGATACCCTGACTAACCTAGTGTCAGGTCAGGACATGGTTACCCTGACTAACCTAGTGTCAGGTCAGGACATGGATACCCTGACTAACCTAGTGTCAGGACATGGTTACCCTGACTAACCTAGTGTCAGGTCAGGACATGGTTACCCTAACTAACCTAGTGTCAGGACATGATTACCCTGACTAACCTAGTGTCAGGTCAGGACATGGTTACCCTGACTAACCTAGTGTCAGGTCAGGACATGGTTAACCTGACTAACCTAGTGTCAGGACATGGTTACCCTGACTAACCTAGTGTCAGGTCAGGACATGGATACCCTGACTAACCTAGTGTCAGGACATGGTTACCCTGACTAaccttccagttgaagctcgcatccgctacaagaccatggtgcttgcctacggagctgtgaggggaacggcacctccgtaccttcaggctctgactAACCTTGTGTCAGGTCAGGACATGGTTACCCTGACTAACCTAGTGTCAGGACATGGTTACCCTGACTAACCTAGTGTCAGGTCAGGACATGGATACCCTGATGCACTGAACCATAGCAGCCAGAATGTTATCAGATATTGTCAAACACTGCTTTATAAACAAACTGTCAATCAAAAGAGTTGCCTCACATTGTCCTTCCTGCATACTCCTATAGCAGTTGTTAtgatatacccacatgggtggtAAAACGAAAACTCAAATGGATATTTCACCCCGAAGTCAAAGTTGATCATTTCTGTACCTCAAACGTCCTCTGAAGTAAAGCTGACCCCATATTCCAACCTCTGAATTAGGGGTGACCTAGTTCTGTAATCCCTCCTCTCAACTTCTGAATTAGGGGTGACCTAGTTCTGTTTACTAATCCCTCCTCTCAACTTCTGAATTAGGGGTGACCTAGTTCTGTTTACTAATCCCTCCTCTCAACTTCTGAATTAGGGGTGACCTAGTTCTGTTTACTAATCCCTCCTCTCAACTTCTAAATTAGGGGTGACCTAGTTCTGTTTACTAATCCCTCCTCTCAACTTCTGAATTAGGGGTGACCTAGTTCTGTTTACTAATCCCTCCTCTCAACTTCTGAATTAGGGGTGACCTAGTACTGTTTACTAATCCCTCCTCTCAACTTCTGAATTAGGGGTGACCTAGTCCTGTTTACTAATCCCTCCTCTCAACTTCTGAATTAGAGATGACCTAGTCCTGTTTACTAATCCCTCCTCTCAACTTCTGAATTAGAGATGACCTAGTCCTGTTTACTAATTAATTCCTCTTGTCAATCTCTGAATTAGAGGTGACCTAGTCCTGTTAACTAATCTCCCCTGTCAAACTCTGAATTAGAGATGACCTAGTCCTGTTTACTAATTAATCCCTCTTGCCAATCTCTGAATTAGAGGTGACCTAGTCCTGGTAACTAATCCTTCCTGTCAACCTCTGAATTAGGGGTGACCTAGTCCTGTTTACTAATCCCTCATGTCAACCTCTGCCAACCTCTCCCCTCCAGTGTTGCCAGCTACCTGGGGCAATGACATTGGGGCTGCCCTTCTTGGCCACAGTTTTCTGTAGGGTGGTGATCAGGCTGTGTTTGCCAGGCATCATATATGCCTGGTTCTCCTTCCCCCCCTGGGGCTCTTCTACTGTCTGGGAAGGCATGGGCTCTGGAAGGCCCTGGACAGGGACAGAATCATTTACTGTGTTAGCGCCATGTCAACTCTGTATCTCTACTATTTCCTGTTGAGTACATTGTGTGAAAGCTGTACATGGATGGCAGGTGTAACACTGTTCAGTCTACTTGCTCTTATTGGTCTATGCCTAGCTGCTGACCTACTAGATGCATTGTCATGGGAATGTTTGTCCATTGGTCATTTGACCAATGTTTCTTATTTGTTCCAATAACCTTGTCCAAGTTGTCATCCTCAAAGGAACCGTGAGCGGGGACAGGCCAAGGTGTCCCTGCCTCATCAAACACAGCTGAGTAATAAATCCACCAGGCTAACAAGCTGCTATACTGCACGTCAGGGAGACAGGTCTGCGGGTCTAACAGGCTAACAAGCTGTTATACTGCACGTCAGGGAGACAGGTCTGTGGGTCTAACAGGCTAACAAGCTGCTATACTGCACGTCAGGAAGACAGGTCTGTGGGTCTAACAGGCTAACAAGCTGCTATACTGCACGTCAGGAAGACAGGTCTGTGGGTCTAACAGGCTAACAAGCTGTTATACTGCACGTCAGGGAGACAGGTCTGCGGGTCTAACAGGCTAACAAGCTGCTATACTGCACGTCAGGAAGACAGGTCTGTGGGTCTAACAGGCTAACAAGCTGTTATACTGCACGTCAGGGAGACAGGTCTAACAAGCTAACAAGCTGCTGTACTGCACGTCAGGGAGACATGTCTAACAGGCTAACAAGCTGCTGTACTGCATGTCAGGCTGACAGGTCTGGGGTCTAACAGGCTAACAAGCTGCTATACTGCATGTCAGGCAGACAGGTCTGGGGTCTAACAGGCTAACAAGCTGCTGTACTGCATGTCAGGCAGACAGGTCTGGGGTCTAACAGGCTAACAAGCTGCTGTACTGCATGTCAGGCAGACAGGCCTGGGGTCTAACAGGCTAACAAGCTGCTGTACTGCATGTCAGGCAGACAGGTCTGGGGTCTAACAGGCTAACAAGCTGCTGTACTGCATGTCAGGCAGACAGGCCTGGGGTCTAACAGGCTAACAAGCTGCTGTACTGCATGTCAGGCAGACAGGTCTGGGGTCTAACAGGCTAACAAGCTGCTGTACTGCACATCAGGCTGACAGGTCTAACAGGCTAACAAGCTGCTATACTGCATGTCAGGGAGAGAGGTCTGCGGGTCTAACAGGATATCTCACTGGACATGTCTCTACCACAGGAAGTTGGCGGCACCTTAATTAGGGGAGGactggcttgtggtaatggcttgaGCGGAGTaggtggaatggcatcaaatacatggtttaATGCCATTCCATTGGCTCCGTTTTAGCCATCAATATGAGCCCTtcttccctcagcagcctccactggtctctACAGTATGGCCTTGTTGTTTTTCCATAGTTATAGAACATTGATTGAACATTCTGTTCTGCATTGAAATGGCATGGCATCTAGCGGAGAGatacagggctgtgtgtgtgtatgtgtgtgtgttcttacattGACGTATAAGTCGTTGACTTGGTTCTCCAGAGTGAACCTCTCCACCCTCTTCAGTCTCTCCTGGAACATGCGGGAGCCACGGTTGGACTGAAGGTTCAACTCTTCCATCATCACATCCTTGGGTATACTGATCTTCTTCCCCAAGTTCAGACCTCCTGgtacacacacaaaagcacagaATAAAGAGTGTTATATATGACATTCACTAGGTCTCAAAGTGCTTTCCATTGTATGGTAACTCACCCCATTTGTCACTAAATAATTAATCAGGGGAAGatagacacaaacagacagatgCTTACAGAGACCAAGACACTGACAGCGACACAGACTCGGATCTGAGAATAGAATCTGATTTATCCGTTTGACTGGTATAATGGCACCTCCACCTGCTGGCCCGTGTCAGTCAGAAAACCCTTGTGGATGacgcaacagagagagagaacccggcTTCCCCCAGCAACAAGGGTTGCCTCAGGACTCATGCTCCCTGTAGTGTTCTGGATGTGGGATATTAAGGTCTATTCTTACTCTCAGCTCCAAACAATTCATTGAGGATCAACTGACCCGACCAAAATCATAACTCCAACTATCATATCATCACTAATCCACAAGCGTAGTGTTGAGTTTACTACTATGGGCCAAATGTATCACAGTACTACTCTATTGCAACTTTGGAATAGCCCTGAGAGTAGAAGGGTGTGTAATGTTTGTTGTGGTGCAGTGTTCGCTATATAAATAGGATGTTTGGAAGAAGCAGCTCTTACAGgaactctgtctctccctctctttcctctcactctctcagtaAAGGGTTATGTGAATTCCTGCCTTATGCCAGTTGTGTTGTCGACAGGGGTTGCCTTTTGACGGGCTTGTATAAAACCCACCAGCCAGGGGTCGATCACATTATGCTGAGTCTGATGGGTCTGATGCCAACGCCTGTAACTGGCCAAGACCATCGGAAAACCAACAGACCCAGGCGGAATGCCTCCTGTAGAATGTTCCGCCCTCCGAGACTTCTAACTACAGAGTTCTACAGTATACGTCTTGAGTTCGGAGGTTTACTCCCCCACGTGCTCTTAGCTGAGGAGAATGCTTTGATGCTTTGCTATACTACCGATGAAGACCAGAGCTGTGATGACAGAGTCAATCCAGCTTATATTAATCTATACTTATAAGTGTGAGTAATAACATGTCAAAATATGTAGCTAAGTGAGTAATCATTTCTTAACATGTATCTAAGTTAGTGTTAAAACGTGTGATTAATTTCCATTCTACAGTATATCCTATGCCTGTGTGTCTGAACGGTTTGCTACTGGTGTCAAACCTAATGTCCCACCTCTcgaattcaatcaaatgtattcaatTCCATCTCTAGGCTGACAGACATTCAAACTCTGCTGTTCTCATAGCTTATTTCCCTCTCGGGAGGTCAATGAAGTATATTCAGTTGAATGTCCCATAGAATTAAATAGAATAGTAATTTAATATACAGTGGGATcccaaattattgacacccttgataaaggtgagtaataatgactgtataaaataaataaatcaaatattgAGCTATATTTTATGCTGAAcaaattgggaaattatattattttatactaatataaTTGCTCAAAGACAGAGATTTAGTTTAACAAGAAATACAACATTTATCTCAAAACGGTatgggtcaaaattattgacacccctaaagattTTTATGAATAAGGTAGTCAAAAGTATagcatttggtcccatattcttagcatgcaatgactacacacttgttggatgcataaagtcccctgttattggtaatggagagaggttagcatgtcttggggtatggTATTTGACCCAAGGGGTCAATCATTTTGCACCCCACTGTATCTCTAAGTTCTTACCTCGCCCGGCCTCTGAACACAAAGCCTTGGATTGCTGCATCCTCTGCTTGGCCAGGTCATCATAAGCTGATTGCATTATCTTCCTCTGGTGGGGGACAGGTGGTGATGTGGATGGATTAAGAGAGGTTAGGTACTGGTTTAGAAATCCACTCACTCAAATTCACCATTTCAATATTTTACAAGATCAGTAGGCTACTGTAGATTAGGCAACAGTTTGTCACTCAACCACAAAAACatgcacatgcacatacacatgaATGAATCATAGTATCATTTTAacagataaaaaaataataatctgtcATGTATGTAAACATGAATAGAACTCATTAATATGTTATTTGAGCGTAATATATTCTCTCCATCTTATTTACAAAGTCCCTTTGAGATGAGCTTGTTTTCTGGGATCCTGAACTCTGAACATCACATTGAGATGAGTGTTCCAGACATAACcccatccctgctccccctcAGCTTGGCTGCTAGCTAGATAACCAATGAGATGTGTGAACACAGAGTAGTAACACCTGCTATGTAGATCTTCACCCCACAATGTGCTGGCCAACAGCCAAGTTGGAGTAAAACCTTGTTGGATTCATAGCTCAACACCAGATCCTGATGGCTGTGATTCAGTCTTACCTGTTTCGCCTGTCTCCTCTCACAGATTCAGCAGTAAAGGTGATGTGAAGTGATATGAGATGAGTATATCGCTGTGTGGTTTATCCTCCTGAATCCGGGATGCTTCCCTATCCCACTCTGACGCTTCTGATCTGCGAGGCAACAGTTTGTATACCAGTGATCCCTCGGTGCTTACCTCACTGGGTTATTTTAGCAGAGGGGTGAGAGAGCCAGGGGCGAGGGGGCTGGATGGGAGGGGGGGTAAGGAGATGGGGTTGTAGGGGGATGAGAGGGGGGAGTAGGGGGTAAGGTTAAGGATCTACATCTCTGCCCTCCTATGTCCCTGATAATAAAAATCTGAtcccctctatgtgtgtgtgtgtgtgtgtgtgtgcgcgtgcgtgtgcgtgtgtgtgtgtgtgtgtgtgtgtgtgtgtgtgtgtgtgtgtgtgtgtgtgtgtgtgtgtgtgtgtgtgtgtgtgtgtgtgtgtgtgtgtgtgtgtgtgtgtgtgtgtgtgtgtgtgtgtgtgtgtgtgtgtgtgtgtgtgtgtgtgtgtgtgtttgtgtgtgtgtgtgctgagagAACAGCTGCTGACTCTGTGCAGACAGTGACACTGAGCCCTCAGAGACAGTGACCAAACATTCAGCTGCTCCTTGACATGACAAacagatagatacacacacacacacacacacacacacacacacacacacacaggatgacgTCAGAAAGATGCCCACCTGTGGTTCACAGTAATAGACGGCAGAATCTGTGAAGTGCCAGTCAAAGTAATGAGATCATTGGGGTGGAAAGGCCATAGGCGGGTCAAGGGTTAAAGGTCAAAGTGCCTGGCAGAGTTCTATTTTAACAACTGTGCGATTTGCCCTGACACACAGAAGACCGTTGATGCATTGTAGAGCTTGTGCTTCCATATTGATTTACTTACAAGTAGTGTTTTTCCACTCACTGCTGTCAACAATAAGTGCTCAGACATTTCATTTTCTCTAGCGTAACTAGTCAAATAATTATGTATTGTTTTCATGTAAACCTTTTTACTCATTATTTTATAATATCTACTTTTCTAAAGCCGTAACGAATGTAATCCAAAGGTTGTTTTGAGACATTGATTAATGGCAGTTTTTCTCTGATATGGCTGTTTTCTCCATAACAGGCATGAGATTGCTTATGCATTGTCTCACCATTAGACAGGCTCTACAGTCCCCTCTCTGTCCTGACAGAAAACAGCCCAGTCATCCTGACTCATAGTGCCCACACAGAATTTGACAACTACATAAACTACTGAAAATAGCCCAAATAAATCATATAGTCTAGAGTTTATGGGACAATGTAAAACCATGTAATTACACTGTACCTGCTGATTTAGCACCACTGAATGTAAAATGTGACACCTTTTGATTAGTGTATGT
This genomic window contains:
- the myoz1 gene encoding Myozenin-1 (The RefSeq protein has 1 frameshift compared to this genomic sequence), with product MQSAYDDLAKQRMQQSKALCSEAGRGGLNLGKKISIPKDVMMEELNLQSNRGSLFRTPPPPFIKDTV